A genomic segment from Brienomyrus brachyistius isolate T26 chromosome 9, BBRACH_0.4, whole genome shotgun sequence encodes:
- the nradd gene encoding tumor necrosis factor receptor superfamily member 16 — protein sequence MHREKAALGLWTLVLLLKVAPANACPSNRYTLSGECCRLCPAGFGVAAECGRENTKCEPCQDARGSGTLGAGTFSEESSNDRTCQPCSRCQDNEVEIRACQPNSDTLCMERHLHILSRATESDGPRREGVEASPTSGEPRFTPQDEGGNSIIPVYVSVLAAVVLGLLFYVAYKCRTSCKQKQALGKARSGDGSSAPEGEKLHSDSGVFLDSHSLQETQLSKGSKRDSKLDTRLYLNVAPHRQEEVERLLQEGGDWSWRQLAAQLGYEQKQTDMFGRGEDPVHTLLSDWAAQDGSTLGVLCSALTKIDRGDVATLLCCPTQGSSVV from the exons ATGCATCGTGAAAAAGCTGCACTTGGCCTCTGGACACTCGTCCTGCTTCTTAAG GTGGCCCCCGCAAACGCCTGCCCCAGCAATCGCTACACCCTCTCTGGGGAGTGCTGCAGGCTGTGCCCTGCGGGATTCGGCGTGGCTGCTGAGTGCGGCAGAGAGAACACAAAGTGTGAACCGTGTCAGGATG CGCGAGGAAGCGGAACACTTGGGGCCGGCACCTTTTCGGAGGAGAGCAGCAATGACCGGACATGCCAGCCCTGCTCCCGGTGCCAGGACAATGAGGTGGAAATCCGGGCCTGTCAGCCCAACTCAGACACGCTGTGCATGG AGAGGCACCTACACATCTTATCCAGGGCCACTGAGTCGGACGGCCCCCGCAGGGAGGGGGTTGAGGCCAGCCCAACCTCGGGGGAGCCCAGGTTCACCCCTCAGGATGAGGGCGGCAACAGCATCATCCCCGTCTACGTGTCCGTTTTAGCTGCAGTCGTGCTTGGGCTCCTGTTCTACGTCGCTTACAAGTG CCGGACATCCTGCAAGCAGAAGCAGGCCCTGGGAAAAGCCCGGAGCGGAGACGGCAGCAGCGCCCCCGAGGGAGAGAAGCTGCACAGCGATAGCGGCGTCTTCCTGGACTCCCACAGCCTGCAGGAGACCCAGCTCAGCAAAG GCAGTAAGCGGGACAGCAAGCTGGACACAAGGCTCTACCTGAACGTGGCCCCCCACAGGCAGGAGGAGGTGGAGCGCCTGCTGCAGGAGGGTGGCGACTGGAGCTGGAGGCAGCTGGCAGCCCAGTTAGGGTACGAACAGAAGCAGACGGACATGTTCGGTCGCGGGGAGGACCCGGTGCACACGCTGCTGTCCGACTGGGCCGcgcaggacggctccacactggGCGTGCTCTGCTCCGCCCTGACCAAGATCGACAGGGGCGACGTGGCCACGCTTCTCTGCTGCCCCACGCAGGGAAGCTCTGTGGTCTGA